Proteins encoded in a region of the Psychromicrobium lacuslunae genome:
- a CDS encoding glyceraldehyde-3-phosphate dehydrogenase, whose translation MTANPELAYQSWAKREAMAEAMIPLIGQLYRENNVLTSVYGRSLINQSVVDILKAHRWARQIDDVELPIEDTLPLLQGLAKLDLGAASIDLAKLSRNFKAQNAELDSFLRTELAEVVNQRGNDSRSSTDVVLYGFGRIGRLLARILIEHAGGGNGLRLRAIVVRKGSEQDLVKRASLLRRDSVHGPFDGTITVDQENNTILANGTLIQVIYADNPAAVNYTAYGIENALVVDNTGRWRDAEGLSQHLQSRGVARVLLTAPGKGDLKNIVHGINHQSISASDKIITAASCTTNAITPVLKVINDKFGIAHGHVETVHSFTNDQNLTDNFHKGDRRGRSAALNMVLTETGAAKAVAKALPELLGKLTGNSIRVPTPDVSMAILNLNLEQETSKEEINGYLRDISLHSELHRQIDYIDSPEVVSTDFVGSRRAGIVDGLATISNGKNLVLYVWYDNEFGYSCQVVRVMEEMAGVHPKPFPRTES comes from the coding sequence GTGACTGCAAACCCCGAGCTGGCCTACCAAAGCTGGGCAAAACGGGAGGCGATGGCTGAAGCCATGATCCCGCTGATCGGTCAGTTGTACCGCGAGAACAACGTACTGACCAGTGTCTATGGACGGTCGTTAATCAACCAGTCGGTGGTCGACATTCTCAAGGCGCATCGCTGGGCCCGGCAGATTGATGACGTCGAGCTGCCGATTGAGGACACCCTGCCATTGCTGCAAGGTCTGGCAAAGCTCGACTTGGGCGCTGCTTCCATTGATCTGGCGAAGTTGAGTCGCAACTTCAAGGCACAAAACGCCGAGCTTGATAGTTTCCTACGCACCGAACTTGCCGAGGTGGTGAATCAGCGCGGTAATGATTCACGCAGTAGCACCGATGTGGTGCTCTACGGTTTCGGCCGGATCGGCCGATTACTGGCCCGAATCTTGATTGAGCACGCCGGTGGCGGGAACGGTCTGCGCTTGCGTGCCATCGTGGTTCGTAAGGGCTCAGAGCAGGATCTAGTGAAGCGCGCCAGCTTGCTCCGCCGCGATTCGGTGCACGGTCCCTTCGACGGCACCATTACCGTCGACCAGGAAAACAACACCATTCTGGCCAATGGCACCTTGATTCAGGTCATCTATGCGGATAACCCGGCCGCGGTGAACTACACCGCCTACGGCATTGAGAATGCTCTGGTAGTGGATAATACCGGGCGTTGGCGCGATGCTGAAGGCCTCTCTCAGCACTTGCAGAGCAGGGGAGTGGCGCGCGTACTGCTCACCGCCCCGGGCAAGGGTGATTTGAAGAACATTGTGCATGGTATTAATCACCAGAGCATCTCCGCCAGCGACAAGATCATCACCGCGGCCTCTTGCACAACGAACGCGATCACCCCGGTGCTGAAGGTCATCAACGATAAATTCGGGATTGCGCACGGCCACGTGGAGACCGTGCACTCTTTTACTAACGATCAGAACCTCACCGATAACTTCCACAAGGGAGACCGGCGCGGACGGTCGGCAGCCTTGAATATGGTATTGACCGAGACCGGAGCGGCTAAGGCGGTGGCGAAGGCGCTACCTGAATTGCTCGGCAAACTGACCGGTAATTCGATCCGGGTACCAACCCCGGACGTCTCGATGGCTATTCTGAACCTCAACTTGGAACAGGAGACCAGCAAGGAAGAAATCAACGGCTACCTTCGCGATATCTCCTTACACTCCGAACTGCACCGGCAAATTGACTACATCGATTCTCCGGAAGTTGTTTCCACCGATTTCGTGGGTTCCCGGCGGGCTGGCATTGTCGATGGTCTAGCAACTATTTCCAATGGCAAAAACCTAGTGCTCTACGTCTGGTACGACAATGAATTCGGTTATAGCTGCCAGGTTGTTCGGGTGATGGAGGAAATGGCGGGCGTACACCCCAAGCCTTTTCCTCGTACCGAAAGCTGA
- a CDS encoding alkene reductase: MNLFSPLDLGPLTLPNRIAMAPLTRLRAGSDGVPGELIAEHYAQRASLGLLISEGTYPSFESQSYAGQPGIVSEQQVAGWARVAEAVHQAGGRIFMQLMNGGRTGHSKISGVDRTVAPSAIAISGEVRVGAEKLPHQTPHALTTAEVEQVRDEFAAAARRAIEAGFDGVEIHAANGYLVHQFLGPSSNVREDRYGGSAEARAQFGIEVATAVAAEIGAERVGIRLSPEHNIQDVFETDAAETAATYHALLAGIAPLDLAYLSILHQDPEGELVQDLRSRFTGVFMINSGFSSLTSRQEARMVVAENIADVIAVGRPVIANPDLAERWMGDHPENEANPATFYAAGAEGYNDYPLLSA, from the coding sequence ATGAATCTCTTTAGCCCGCTTGACCTCGGACCGCTGACTCTGCCCAACCGGATCGCGATGGCGCCTTTGACGCGCCTGCGTGCCGGTTCAGATGGAGTGCCCGGTGAGTTGATTGCTGAGCATTATGCGCAGCGCGCCAGCTTGGGTCTGCTGATCAGTGAGGGCACCTACCCGAGCTTCGAATCTCAGTCCTACGCTGGTCAGCCGGGAATCGTCAGTGAGCAGCAGGTGGCCGGCTGGGCCAGGGTTGCCGAGGCGGTACATCAGGCTGGCGGTCGGATCTTTATGCAATTGATGAACGGCGGGCGCACTGGCCATTCAAAGATCAGCGGTGTTGATCGCACTGTCGCGCCGAGTGCTATAGCTATTTCCGGTGAAGTTCGAGTGGGCGCTGAAAAACTGCCGCACCAGACGCCGCACGCCTTAACCACCGCTGAAGTTGAGCAGGTTCGCGATGAGTTTGCGGCAGCTGCGCGTCGAGCCATTGAGGCGGGTTTTGACGGTGTGGAAATTCATGCTGCCAACGGCTATCTAGTTCACCAGTTCTTAGGCCCCTCATCGAATGTTCGGGAGGACCGCTATGGCGGATCGGCGGAGGCAAGGGCCCAGTTCGGCATTGAGGTTGCTACTGCCGTCGCTGCCGAGATTGGCGCTGAACGAGTAGGCATTCGGCTGTCCCCAGAGCACAATATCCAGGATGTTTTTGAAACCGATGCGGCGGAAACCGCCGCTACCTATCACGCACTTTTGGCCGGAATTGCGCCCTTGGACTTGGCATATTTGAGCATCTTGCACCAGGATCCAGAGGGCGAGTTAGTGCAGGACCTGCGGTCTCGTTTTACTGGCGTTTTCATGATTAACAGTGGCTTTAGCTCGCTGACTTCACGGCAGGAGGCGCGGATGGTGGTCGCTGAGAACATTGCCGACGTGATCGCGGTTGGCAGACCGGTGATCGCGAACCCGGATCTTGCGGAGCGCTGGATGGGGGACCACCCGGAGAACGAGGCAAATCCGGCGACGTTCTACGCGGCTGGAGCTGAGGGGTATAACGACTACCCGCTGCTGAGCGCTTAG
- a CDS encoding YaaA family protein, with translation MLILLPPSEGKTAAVDSRTVELTELSFPELSEPRKQVLEALRQASLHPEALKHLGVGPSLAAEVARNTRLLEEAAAPAHQVYSGVLYDALGYQAMTQAQRARADEAVLIISGLWGVVRFGDRIPAYRLSMSVSLPGLGRLASFWRPLLSKAMDERASNELVVDCRSSNYTAAWAPPAENTVEVNVFQERNGKRTVVSHFAKHTRGELAGLLLRRRGSAPQTPRELLKVAQRYFNAELTPGTAKKPHSLNLILAAGVSFAKAKSAN, from the coding sequence GTGTTGATCTTGCTGCCGCCCTCTGAAGGTAAGACTGCTGCCGTCGATAGCCGCACGGTCGAGCTAACGGAACTGTCCTTCCCCGAACTCTCAGAGCCGCGCAAGCAAGTCCTCGAAGCGCTACGGCAAGCTTCCCTGCACCCCGAGGCGCTAAAGCATCTCGGCGTCGGCCCCTCCCTGGCGGCGGAAGTCGCGCGCAACACTCGGCTTTTAGAGGAGGCTGCTGCTCCGGCGCACCAGGTTTATAGCGGCGTTCTTTACGACGCCTTGGGTTACCAGGCAATGACGCAAGCGCAACGTGCCCGGGCCGACGAAGCGGTGCTGATCATCTCAGGACTCTGGGGCGTCGTCCGGTTCGGCGATCGGATTCCCGCCTATCGATTGTCGATGTCGGTTAGTCTGCCTGGGCTGGGCAGACTGGCATCGTTTTGGCGGCCACTTCTCAGTAAGGCCATGGACGAGCGAGCCAGCAATGAATTAGTTGTCGATTGCCGTTCCAGCAACTACACCGCGGCCTGGGCCCCGCCCGCTGAGAACACCGTCGAAGTCAATGTCTTCCAGGAACGAAACGGCAAGCGGACAGTGGTCTCTCACTTCGCAAAACACACCAGAGGCGAACTGGCGGGCTTGCTATTGCGACGGCGCGGATCAGCTCCGCAGACCCCGCGCGAGCTACTCAAGGTAGCCCAACGGTATTTCAACGCTGAACTTACCCCGGGAACAGCAAAGAAGCCTCATAGTCTGAACCTGATCCTGGCAGCGGGCGTGAGCTTTGCTAAGGCAAAATCGGCAAACTAA
- a CDS encoding zinc ribbon domain-containing protein translates to MAKAAPAEQLRLLDLQALDGRVKSLDKQAKTLKADPRLTQLQAEVAAAQSALGQISIELSDTQLELKRSEGDVEQVVSRMERDEARLNAGGLSKDLMALQADLASLAKRRSDLEDAELEVMERLEDVTGRQATQQSVVQGLQGQLELVQSEIDAALAEVLADREETQQKRTELAETFEASLLGVYQKTLERRGIGAARLFHGTSEGSGMQLSPGDLADISKAADDDIVFCPDSGCILVRSGEWS, encoded by the coding sequence ATGGCGAAAGCTGCTCCGGCTGAGCAATTGAGGTTATTGGATTTGCAGGCGTTGGACGGCCGAGTCAAAAGCCTCGACAAACAGGCAAAAACCTTAAAGGCCGATCCACGGCTGACTCAGTTACAGGCCGAGGTGGCGGCGGCCCAGTCAGCGCTCGGCCAAATAAGCATTGAACTTTCAGACACTCAGCTCGAATTGAAGCGCTCCGAGGGCGATGTCGAACAAGTTGTCAGCAGAATGGAACGCGACGAAGCCAGGCTGAATGCCGGCGGACTGTCGAAAGACCTGATGGCGTTACAGGCGGACCTCGCCTCATTAGCTAAGCGTCGTTCTGATCTAGAAGATGCCGAACTGGAAGTGATGGAGCGGCTCGAGGATGTCACCGGCCGCCAAGCCACCCAACAATCAGTGGTGCAGGGCTTGCAGGGGCAATTAGAGCTTGTCCAGAGCGAGATAGATGCTGCACTCGCTGAGGTGCTGGCAGACCGCGAGGAAACTCAACAGAAACGCACCGAACTGGCTGAAACTTTTGAGGCAAGCTTGCTTGGCGTCTATCAGAAAACCCTTGAACGCCGTGGCATTGGCGCAGCTCGTCTTTTCCACGGTACTTCGGAGGGATCAGGTATGCAGCTGAGCCCCGGTGACCTGGCAGATATTTCTAAAGCGGCTGACGACGACATCGTGTTCTGCCCGGACTCCGGCTGCATCCTGGTGCGCTCCGGCGAGTGGAGCTAA
- a CDS encoding Nif3-like dinuclear metal center hexameric protein has product MDQLEPEESQSAEPEYQAQTATLAEVQLAVEELWPESLAEEWDAVGLVVGRPAAQVRKILFAVDPTLEVVDEALEWGADLIITHHPLLLKGVTSVAANTGKGQVVHALIESGCALLAVHTNGDSAVGGVSDVIADALGLEEVKPLQAARHGLPEEGIGRIGDLPQAMQLGDFAALVFSVLPAVAGGVKVAGDRQGLVRRVAVCGGAGDSLLELVQNLGADVYLTADLRHHPASEAREGRPGGRPYLVDLSHFASEWLWLPAAAQALGNVLGDQGFDVELRVSQVNTDPWDFILTPGEG; this is encoded by the coding sequence ATGGACCAGCTTGAACCCGAAGAAAGCCAGTCAGCGGAGCCCGAATACCAGGCTCAGACGGCGACTCTTGCCGAAGTGCAGCTTGCCGTGGAGGAGTTATGGCCGGAGTCCTTGGCTGAAGAATGGGACGCTGTCGGACTTGTGGTGGGCAGACCCGCCGCCCAGGTGCGGAAGATACTCTTCGCGGTAGATCCAACTCTCGAGGTGGTCGATGAGGCCCTTGAATGGGGTGCCGATCTGATCATTACCCACCATCCCTTGCTCTTAAAGGGCGTGACTTCGGTCGCCGCTAACACCGGTAAGGGGCAGGTGGTGCATGCCTTGATCGAATCCGGCTGCGCCCTGTTGGCGGTGCACACCAATGGCGATTCCGCGGTGGGCGGTGTCTCCGACGTGATTGCTGATGCCTTGGGTCTAGAAGAGGTAAAACCCTTGCAGGCGGCCCGGCACGGTCTGCCGGAAGAAGGCATCGGCCGGATCGGAGACTTGCCACAGGCAATGCAACTGGGCGATTTCGCTGCCCTGGTCTTTAGCGTGCTGCCGGCAGTGGCCGGTGGCGTGAAGGTTGCGGGGGATCGGCAGGGGCTGGTGCGCCGCGTCGCGGTGTGCGGAGGAGCCGGGGACTCGCTATTGGAATTGGTGCAGAACCTGGGTGCTGACGTCTACCTGACCGCAGATTTACGTCATCATCCCGCCTCTGAAGCACGCGAGGGGCGCCCTGGTGGCCGACCCTACCTCGTTGATCTCTCCCACTTCGCCTCGGAATGGCTGTGGCTACCGGCGGCCGCTCAAGCTTTGGGGAACGTACTCGGGGATCAAGGATTTGATGTCGAGTTGCGTGTCAGCCAGGTCAACACCGATCCCTGGGATTTCATTTTGACTCCCGGGGAGGGCTGA